The following are encoded in a window of Halosolutus halophilus genomic DNA:
- a CDS encoding DUF7511 domain-containing protein, with the protein MSTTQPPRDIGLGSEYAARLQHVTVDEGALAACTIFPRDLDENAMATQWITASGDSFVSLSERR; encoded by the coding sequence ATGTCTACGACGCAACCGCCCCGAGATATCGGCCTGGGGTCCGAGTACGCGGCCCGTCTCCAGCACGTGACCGTCGACGAGGGTGCCCTCGCAGCGTGTACGATCTTCCCACGGGATCTCGACGAGAACGCGATGGCGACCCAGTGGATCACCGCCAGCGGTGATTCGTTCGTCTCGCTGAGCGAGCGTCGCTAG
- a CDS encoding alpha/beta fold hydrolase, translating into METVTHHGRETAYDVTDRGGGGPPICFVHGSGASREVWAPQRQLATRAPIVRVDLSGHGESTDIDAEPGYVTLSAYADDLIAVAEATDARVLVGNSLGGAVVMHALLEREFQTDAAVLTGTGARLGVLEDLLVWLEEDFERAVEFLHAPDRLFHDPGPEVQERSMERMHACGQAVTRRDFLTCHEFDVRDRVAEIDVPALAVHGEYDRLTPPWFHEYLADEIDDATLAEIEDAAHLAMLEQPDAFNATVEDFLDSIDE; encoded by the coding sequence ATGGAAACGGTCACACATCACGGCCGGGAGACGGCCTACGACGTGACGGATCGAGGTGGTGGTGGGCCCCCGATTTGCTTCGTTCACGGAAGCGGCGCCTCACGCGAGGTCTGGGCCCCACAGCGGCAACTGGCCACTCGAGCACCGATCGTCCGCGTCGACCTGAGCGGGCACGGGGAGTCGACCGACATCGACGCCGAGCCGGGCTACGTCACGCTCTCGGCGTACGCGGACGACCTCATCGCCGTCGCCGAGGCCACGGACGCCCGGGTGCTCGTCGGAAACTCCCTCGGCGGCGCGGTCGTCATGCACGCGTTGCTCGAGCGCGAATTCCAGACCGACGCGGCCGTCCTTACCGGCACCGGTGCCCGTCTCGGTGTACTCGAGGACCTCCTCGTGTGGCTCGAGGAGGACTTCGAGCGAGCCGTCGAGTTCCTCCACGCCCCCGATCGGCTCTTCCACGATCCCGGCCCGGAGGTCCAGGAGCGATCGATGGAGCGGATGCACGCGTGCGGACAGGCGGTGACCCGCCGTGACTTCCTGACCTGCCACGAGTTCGACGTTCGCGATCGAGTCGCGGAGATCGACGTGCCCGCGCTCGCCGTCCACGGGGAGTACGACCGGTTGACGCCGCCGTGGTTCCACGAGTACCTCGCCGACGAAATCGACGACGCCACGCTTGCCGAGATCGAGGACGCGGCCCACCTCGCGATGCTCGAACAACCCGACGCGTTCAACGCGACCGTCGAAGACTTCCTCGACTCGATCGACGAGTGA
- a CDS encoding DUF7127 family protein, whose amino-acid sequence MTLEQFTREDGQVARQYEYDDEMVVAVDFGATETDASVDLVDDTVIVVVDEEQYEFELPVDAHDAHTFIKNGVLTVEMEGHR is encoded by the coding sequence ATGACACTCGAACAATTCACTCGCGAGGACGGGCAGGTCGCCCGGCAGTACGAATACGACGACGAGATGGTGGTTGCCGTCGACTTCGGTGCTACCGAAACGGATGCATCCGTCGACCTCGTCGACGATACCGTTATCGTCGTGGTCGACGAAGAACAATACGAGTTCGAACTGCCGGTTGACGCACACGACGCGCACACGTTTATCAAAAACGGCGTGCTCACTGTCGAGATGGAGGGTCACCGATGA
- a CDS encoding CDC48 family AAA ATPase — translation MKLTVKPLKQKDAGRGLAAIDRVSMRELDLENGDYIALKGNGDGQAVARVWPGYPEDEGRGIVRIDGRLRQEADVGIDDRVTIEPADVSPAKSVTVALPQNLRIRGDIGPLVRDKLSGQAVTEGQTVPFSLSFGPMASSGQSVPLKIASTSPAGTVVITDSTDIDISETPAEQVSAGGAPSAEGVPNVTYEDIGGLDDELDQVREMIELPMRHPELFQQLGIEPPKGVLLHGPPGTGKTLMAKAVANEIDAHFETISGPEIMSKYYGESEEQLREVFEEAEENAPAIIFIDELDSIAAKREEAGGDVERRVVAQLLSLMDGLEERGRVTVIAATNRIDDIDPALRRGGRFDREIEIGVPDKDGRKEILQVHTRGMPLTESIDLDHYAANTHGFVGADLESLARESAMNALRRIRPELDLESEEIDADVLESLQVTERDFKDALKGIQPSAMREVFVEVPDITWNDVGGLGDTKERLRETIQWPLDYPQVFEAMDMEAAKGVLMYGPPGTGKTLLAKAVANEAESNFISIKGPELLNKYVGESEKGVREVFEKARSNAPTVIFFDEIDSIAGERGQRQGDSGVGERVVSQLLTELDGLEELEDVVVIATTNRPDLIDPALLRPGRLDRHVHVPVPDEGGRKKIFEVHTRDKPLADAVDLDWLASETEGYVGADIEAVCREASMAASREFINSVDPEEMDDTIGNVRISKEHFEKALEEVSASVTSETRERYEEIEEEFQQAEPAQEEEQLGRTFQ, via the coding sequence ATGAAACTTACTGTCAAACCACTGAAACAGAAAGACGCAGGCCGCGGACTGGCCGCGATCGATCGGGTCTCGATGCGCGAACTCGATCTCGAGAACGGGGACTACATCGCGCTCAAGGGCAACGGCGACGGCCAGGCCGTCGCCCGGGTCTGGCCCGGCTACCCAGAAGACGAGGGCCGCGGCATCGTCCGGATCGACGGCCGTCTCCGGCAGGAGGCCGACGTGGGAATCGACGACCGCGTGACGATCGAGCCCGCGGACGTCAGTCCTGCGAAGTCGGTCACCGTGGCGCTCCCGCAGAACCTCCGCATCCGCGGTGACATTGGCCCGCTCGTTCGCGACAAGTTGAGCGGTCAGGCCGTCACCGAGGGACAGACGGTCCCGTTCTCGCTCTCGTTCGGCCCGATGGCGAGTTCCGGCCAGTCGGTACCACTGAAGATCGCGAGCACCTCACCGGCGGGCACCGTCGTCATCACCGACTCGACGGACATCGATATCTCCGAGACGCCGGCCGAGCAGGTCAGCGCCGGTGGCGCTCCCTCCGCCGAGGGCGTTCCGAACGTCACTTACGAGGACATCGGCGGCCTGGACGACGAACTCGACCAGGTCCGCGAGATGATCGAACTGCCGATGCGCCACCCCGAACTGTTCCAACAGCTCGGCATCGAACCGCCCAAGGGGGTCCTGCTGCACGGCCCGCCGGGCACCGGCAAGACGCTGATGGCGAAAGCCGTCGCCAACGAGATCGACGCCCACTTCGAGACGATCTCCGGACCGGAGATCATGTCGAAGTACTACGGTGAAAGCGAGGAGCAACTCCGCGAAGTCTTCGAAGAGGCCGAGGAGAACGCCCCCGCGATCATCTTCATCGACGAACTCGACTCGATCGCCGCCAAGCGCGAGGAGGCCGGCGGCGACGTCGAACGGCGCGTGGTCGCCCAGCTACTCAGCCTGATGGACGGGCTCGAGGAACGCGGTCGCGTCACGGTCATCGCCGCGACCAACCGCATCGACGACATCGACCCCGCACTGCGCCGCGGTGGCCGGTTCGATCGCGAGATCGAGATCGGCGTCCCGGACAAGGACGGTCGCAAGGAAATCCTGCAGGTCCACACCCGCGGGATGCCCCTCACCGAGTCGATCGATCTCGACCACTACGCTGCCAACACGCACGGCTTCGTGGGGGCCGATCTCGAGTCGCTGGCCCGCGAGAGCGCGATGAACGCGCTCCGACGGATTCGGCCGGAACTCGACCTCGAATCCGAGGAGATCGACGCGGACGTGCTCGAATCCCTGCAGGTGACCGAGCGGGACTTCAAGGATGCGCTCAAGGGGATCCAGCCGTCCGCGATGCGCGAGGTCTTCGTCGAGGTTCCCGACATCACCTGGAACGACGTCGGCGGCCTCGGGGACACCAAAGAGCGCCTGCGCGAGACGATCCAGTGGCCGCTGGACTACCCGCAGGTGTTCGAGGCCATGGACATGGAGGCTGCCAAGGGCGTCCTCATGTACGGCCCGCCCGGCACCGGGAAGACGCTGCTCGCCAAGGCAGTCGCCAACGAGGCCGAGTCGAACTTCATCTCGATCAAGGGCCCCGAACTGCTGAACAAGTACGTCGGCGAGTCCGAGAAGGGCGTCCGCGAGGTCTTCGAGAAGGCACGATCGAACGCACCGACCGTGATCTTCTTCGACGAGATCGACTCGATCGCCGGCGAACGCGGCCAGCGCCAGGGTGACTCCGGCGTCGGCGAGCGCGTCGTCTCACAGCTGCTGACCGAACTCGACGGTCTCGAGGAACTCGAGGACGTCGTCGTGATCGCCACGACCAACCGACCCGACCTGATCGATCCGGCCCTGCTCCGGCCCGGACGGCTGGACCGCCACGTCCACGTCCCCGTGCCGGACGAGGGCGGCCGCAAGAAGATCTTCGAGGTCCACACCCGGGACAAGCCGCTGGCCGACGCGGTCGACCTCGACTGGCTGGCGAGCGAGACCGAGGGCTACGTCGGCGCGGACATCGAAGCCGTCTGCCGCGAAGCCTCGATGGCGGCGAGCCGCGAGTTCATCAACTCGGTCGATCCCGAGGAGATGGACGACACGATCGGGAACGTCCGCATCAGCAAGGAGCACTTCGAGAAAGCGCTCGAAGAAGTCAGCGCGAGCGTGACCTCCGAGACGCGCGAGCGCTACGAGGAGATCGAAGAGGAGTTCCAGCAGGCCGAACCGGCCCAGGAAGAGGAGCAGCTCGGACGTACCTTCCAGTGA
- the bcp gene encoding thioredoxin-dependent thiol peroxidase, which yields MLDVGDDAPEFELSNQHGETVRRSDFEGQRLVVYFYPRANTDGCTTEARSFDDAKPEFDDRDVHVVGISDDPVDDLADFAAEYDLDFDLLSDEFGEVATLYESYGEKRMFGNTFDGVFRNTYLVGPDGTIEAVYEGVTPEGHAEEVLADLDGAEVAAD from the coding sequence ATGCTCGACGTAGGCGACGACGCGCCGGAGTTCGAACTTTCCAACCAGCACGGTGAGACCGTCCGCCGCTCCGACTTCGAGGGGCAGCGACTCGTCGTGTACTTCTATCCACGTGCAAACACGGATGGCTGTACCACCGAAGCCCGATCGTTCGACGACGCGAAACCGGAGTTCGACGATCGCGACGTCCACGTCGTCGGTATCAGCGACGACCCCGTCGACGACCTCGCCGACTTTGCGGCCGAGTACGACCTCGACTTCGATCTCCTCTCGGACGAGTTCGGCGAGGTTGCCACGCTGTACGAGTCTTACGGCGAGAAACGCATGTTTGGAAATACTTTCGACGGCGTCTTCCGGAACACCTACCTCGTCGGTCCCGACGGGACGATCGAAGCGGTCTACGAGGGCGTGACGCCGGAGGGGCACGCGGAAGAGGTGCTCGCGGATCTCGACGGCGCCGAAGTCGCCGCCGACTGA
- the priS gene encoding DNA primase small subunit PriS: MEERTRAYLRGRFRDHYRRTELTPPPAANEREWGFIPWTDGPGTTMVRHRSLLELGDLSEFLVRKRPRHVYFSAGRFRDPGASSMHEKDWQSADLVFDLDADHLPNVTLGEDSYAEMLATCKDALLRLLDFLEDDFGFEDLEIVFSGGRGYHVHVRDENVLHLEREHRREIVDYVRGIGLDFEELIETETVAGLGRETPTERRTLRIHGGWGDRIHEHFMAFVDDLLEMEEAAALDRLQEFDGIGEGKAQATLNAARNNREGLEAGNVTVHTAVAQLAERFAATAVERDNAPIDEPVTTDTNRLIRLPGSLHGGSGLETVRLERDEITAFDPLVDAVPETFTGHEITVDVTDGGEVELGGNSFTVSDGDQSLPEYVAVFLMARGRAEKEKE, from the coding sequence ATGGAGGAGCGAACGAGGGCCTATCTTCGGGGGCGATTCCGCGATCACTACCGTCGGACGGAGCTGACGCCACCGCCCGCGGCCAACGAACGGGAGTGGGGCTTCATCCCCTGGACCGATGGACCTGGAACGACGATGGTCCGCCATCGTTCGCTGCTCGAACTCGGCGACCTATCGGAGTTTCTCGTCCGCAAGCGGCCGCGACACGTCTACTTCTCCGCGGGTCGGTTTCGCGATCCGGGTGCCAGTTCGATGCACGAGAAAGACTGGCAATCCGCGGACCTGGTCTTCGACCTGGACGCCGACCACCTGCCGAACGTGACGCTCGGCGAGGACTCCTACGCGGAGATGCTCGCGACCTGCAAGGACGCCCTCCTCCGATTGCTGGACTTCCTCGAGGACGACTTCGGCTTCGAGGACCTGGAGATCGTCTTTTCCGGCGGGCGCGGGTACCACGTCCACGTCCGGGACGAGAACGTCCTGCACTTAGAACGGGAACACCGCCGCGAGATCGTCGACTACGTCCGCGGTATCGGCCTCGACTTCGAGGAGCTGATCGAGACCGAGACCGTCGCGGGGCTGGGTCGCGAGACGCCGACGGAACGACGCACGCTGCGGATCCACGGCGGCTGGGGCGATCGGATCCACGAGCACTTCATGGCCTTCGTCGACGACCTCCTCGAGATGGAGGAGGCGGCGGCTCTCGACCGCCTCCAGGAGTTCGACGGCATCGGCGAGGGGAAAGCGCAGGCGACACTGAACGCCGCCCGGAACAACCGCGAGGGGCTCGAGGCGGGCAACGTCACCGTCCACACCGCGGTCGCACAACTGGCCGAACGGTTCGCTGCCACGGCCGTCGAACGGGACAACGCGCCGATCGACGAACCCGTCACCACCGACACGAACCGGCTCATCCGGCTGCCGGGTAGTCTCCACGGGGGCAGCGGCCTCGAGACGGTTCGGCTCGAACGCGACGAGATCACGGCTTTCGATCCGCTGGTCGACGCCGTCCCCGAGACGTTCACGGGCCACGAGATCACGGTCGACGTCACCGACGGCGGCGAGGTCGAACTCGGGGGGAATAGTTTTACAGTCTCGGACGGAGACCAGTCTCTACCGGAGTACGTTGCCGTGTTCCTCATGGCGCGTGGCAGAGCTGAAAAGGAGAAAGAATGA
- a CDS encoding formylmethanofuran dehydrogenase subunit E family protein: protein MNDTTETDRTTTNWNVSYEDVEPIRLRDPVAEALAVVDPGDPIVVTYEDVVKAAGHSCPTAAGAYRIAQAGLDALYPGDELPVRGDVAVLAGGPRDDPSYGVTSRLISYITGAAGEDGFAGLAGGHGGRKDLLRFGAIGVDGIAFEFTRTDTDETVRVTYDTSKIPDAGPATQHLPALIEGDATADERAAFAEAWHGRVEAILDGDGYVTVERQGV from the coding sequence ATGAACGACACCACCGAAACCGACCGCACGACCACGAACTGGAACGTTAGCTACGAGGACGTCGAACCGATCCGGCTGCGCGACCCCGTTGCCGAGGCGCTGGCCGTCGTCGACCCGGGTGACCCGATCGTCGTCACGTACGAGGACGTCGTGAAAGCGGCGGGCCACTCCTGTCCGACGGCGGCAGGGGCCTACCGCATCGCCCAGGCCGGACTCGACGCACTGTACCCCGGCGACGAACTCCCGGTTCGCGGGGACGTTGCCGTTCTCGCGGGCGGGCCGCGGGACGATCCGAGTTACGGCGTCACGTCGCGACTGATCTCGTACATTACGGGTGCCGCGGGCGAGGACGGCTTCGCCGGGCTGGCCGGCGGCCACGGCGGACGCAAAGACCTGCTGCGGTTCGGCGCAATCGGCGTCGACGGAATCGCGTTCGAGTTCACGCGAACTGACACGGACGAGACGGTCCGCGTGACGTACGACACGTCGAAGATCCCGGACGCTGGCCCCGCTACACAGCACCTGCCGGCGCTGATCGAGGGCGACGCGACCGCGGACGAACGGGCTGCCTTCGCCGAGGCCTGGCACGGGCGGGTCGAAGCGATTCTGGACGGCGACGGCTACGTCACCGTCGAGCGGCAAGGCGTGTAA
- a CDS encoding heavy metal translocating P-type ATPase produces the protein MNLKRYVRKHRKPVVVAASGLLFAIGWGLGYFHDLDQISAALMILASIVGGYDVAKKAYYTLRSGTVGINSLVTLAAIGAIVIGEYWEAAAVVFLFSLGNYLEARTMGKTRSALEELLEMTPDTAIVRRNGEDVEVSAREVEPGETVVVKPGAKVPVDGEVTEGESAIDQAPVTGESAPVHKSAGDEVYAGTINQEGALEVVATGTGADTTLERIIRRVEEAQEAKAPTETIIERFARYYTPAIVVLAAGTYAYTGDAIVALTLLVIGCPGALVIGPPVSIVSAIGNAARSGVLMKGGEHLETAGKIDLVAFDKTGTLTKGETAVASVEGFGVESDEVLRYAAIAEKKSEHHLADAILEAARGEGGGTSAAHLTDGGTVVERPQIPDPDAFEVVAGKGVVAQYVDRRIVVGNRALLAERGIEVPTRVADHVREREEAGQTAVHVVLDGNVVGVVSLRDELRSAAADVVRALKDAGVRTVMLTGDNERTARAVAETIGIDDYRAALLPEEKQDAIESFQEEGHVVAMVGDGINDAPSLATADVGIAMGAAGTDTAIETADMALMADDLERIPYAVSLSKATRWNVTENVAIAVATVVLLLAGVFAGYVHMASGMLVHIGSVLLVILNGMRLLRY, from the coding sequence GTGAATCTCAAGAGATACGTCCGAAAACACCGCAAACCGGTCGTCGTCGCCGCCAGTGGCCTGCTCTTCGCGATCGGCTGGGGCCTCGGCTACTTCCACGACCTGGACCAGATAAGCGCCGCGCTGATGATCCTCGCGTCGATCGTCGGCGGCTACGACGTCGCGAAAAAGGCCTACTACACCCTCCGAAGCGGTACTGTCGGGATCAATTCCCTCGTCACGCTGGCCGCGATCGGCGCGATCGTCATCGGCGAGTACTGGGAGGCAGCAGCCGTCGTCTTCCTGTTCTCGCTCGGGAACTACCTCGAAGCGCGGACGATGGGCAAGACCCGATCCGCTCTCGAGGAGTTGCTCGAGATGACCCCGGACACGGCCATCGTCCGCCGTAATGGGGAAGACGTCGAGGTCTCGGCACGCGAGGTCGAACCCGGGGAAACCGTCGTCGTCAAGCCCGGGGCGAAGGTCCCCGTCGACGGCGAGGTCACCGAGGGTGAAAGCGCGATCGACCAGGCCCCCGTCACCGGCGAGAGCGCTCCCGTCCACAAGTCGGCGGGCGACGAGGTCTACGCCGGCACGATCAACCAGGAGGGCGCGCTCGAGGTCGTCGCGACCGGCACCGGCGCAGACACGACGCTCGAGCGGATCATCCGTCGGGTCGAGGAGGCCCAGGAGGCGAAAGCGCCGACGGAGACGATCATCGAGCGGTTCGCGAGGTACTACACGCCCGCGATCGTCGTGCTTGCGGCCGGAACGTACGCGTACACCGGGGACGCGATCGTGGCGCTGACGCTGCTCGTCATCGGCTGTCCCGGCGCGCTGGTCATCGGACCCCCGGTCAGCATCGTGAGCGCCATCGGCAATGCGGCGCGATCGGGCGTCCTGATGAAGGGTGGAGAGCACCTCGAGACCGCGGGCAAGATCGACCTCGTCGCGTTCGACAAGACGGGGACCCTGACGAAGGGCGAAACGGCCGTCGCATCCGTCGAGGGGTTCGGCGTCGAATCCGACGAGGTGCTTCGCTACGCGGCGATCGCCGAGAAGAAGAGCGAACACCACCTCGCGGACGCGATCCTCGAGGCCGCTCGGGGCGAAGGCGGCGGCACCAGCGCGGCCCACCTGACCGACGGGGGAACGGTCGTCGAGCGCCCGCAGATCCCCGATCCCGACGCGTTCGAGGTCGTTGCCGGGAAAGGGGTCGTCGCCCAGTACGTCGATCGCCGGATCGTCGTCGGCAACCGCGCGCTCCTCGCGGAGCGCGGGATCGAGGTTCCGACGCGAGTTGCTGACCACGTCCGCGAGCGCGAGGAGGCCGGCCAGACGGCGGTCCACGTCGTCCTCGACGGTAACGTCGTCGGCGTCGTCTCGCTCCGGGACGAACTCCGTTCCGCCGCGGCGGACGTCGTGAGAGCGCTGAAAGACGCCGGCGTCCGCACGGTGATGCTCACGGGGGACAACGAACGCACCGCACGCGCGGTCGCCGAGACGATCGGCATCGACGACTACCGGGCGGCCCTGCTGCCCGAGGAGAAACAGGACGCGATCGAGTCGTTCCAGGAAGAGGGACACGTCGTCGCGATGGTCGGCGACGGCATCAACGACGCGCCCTCGCTGGCTACCGCGGACGTCGGGATCGCGATGGGTGCCGCCGGAACCGACACGGCGATCGAGACGGCCGACATGGCGCTGATGGCAGACGACCTGGAACGCATCCCGTACGCCGTCTCGCTCAGCAAGGCGACCCGCTGGAACGTCACGGAGAACGTCGCGATCGCCGTCGCGACGGTCGTCCTGCTGCTCGCCGGCGTCTTCGCCGGCTACGTCCACATGGCCAGCGGTATGCTCGTCCACATCGGGAGCGTGCTACTGGTCATCCTGAACGGGATGCGACTGCTACGGTACTGA
- a CDS encoding heavy-metal-associated domain-containing protein, translating into MTQITEYRVTDFDCPTCASNVERSLSRTDGVERVEVHYTTGRVEIEYDEDTVDPDAFERTISNQGYTPQPR; encoded by the coding sequence ATGACCCAGATCACTGAATACCGCGTAACCGACTTCGACTGCCCGACGTGTGCGAGCAACGTCGAACGATCGCTTTCGAGGACCGACGGCGTCGAGCGCGTCGAGGTCCACTACACGACCGGCCGCGTCGAGATCGAGTACGACGAGGATACCGTCGATCCCGACGCCTTCGAACGAACGATCTCGAACCAGGGGTACACCCCACAGCCCAGGTGA
- a CDS encoding winged helix-turn-helix domain-containing protein, translated as MAEFTSDVTVEDIAVRDTNVSSAVDEPVRAMILDMLAEAELSVADIDAELAGRGYDRTRNTVRHHVNELRDAGLVEVARLEERNGGTTKYYRANTIVLSYALPAGSQEDLDAMAHEIAPEIADLVGSLESEYGETIDRIVGEMAPCEHCRNQKYRTYLLSTVLRRAFVEGVVRRDDGE; from the coding sequence ATGGCCGAATTCACGTCGGACGTCACGGTCGAAGACATCGCGGTCAGGGATACGAACGTCTCGAGCGCCGTCGACGAACCCGTCCGGGCGATGATCCTCGACATGCTCGCGGAAGCCGAACTCTCCGTGGCCGATATCGACGCGGAACTCGCCGGGCGAGGATACGATCGGACGCGCAACACGGTGCGCCACCACGTCAACGAACTCCGGGACGCGGGCCTCGTCGAGGTCGCACGACTCGAGGAACGCAACGGCGGCACGACGAAGTACTATCGTGCGAACACGATCGTCCTCTCGTACGCGCTTCCCGCGGGCAGCCAGGAGGATCTCGACGCGATGGCCCACGAGATCGCGCCCGAAATCGCGGACCTCGTGGGATCCCTCGAGTCGGAGTACGGGGAGACGATCGATCGGATCGTCGGCGAGATGGCACCCTGTGAACACTGTCGCAACCAGAAGTACAGGACCTACCTGCTGTCGACCGTCCTCCGACGGGCGTTCGTGGAGGGCGTCGTCCGACGTGACGACGGAGAGTAG
- a CDS encoding GNAT family N-acetyltransferase produces MSVNIDSRVVTPGSDDFVDEAWELKERINRREGVLKQRYDFFTDAYRRSTVHCYLQDGDLVGFAAVRRDGYILFLAVSPECRGEGIGKRLVARVAEDHDTITCHARTSNENALQFYEHLGFEIKRRIDSYYEDGGDAYYLKLGSDVGITDRISDLMRR; encoded by the coding sequence GTGAGCGTCAACATCGACAGTCGCGTCGTCACGCCGGGGAGTGACGACTTCGTCGACGAAGCGTGGGAGCTGAAAGAGCGGATAAATCGACGTGAGGGGGTACTCAAGCAGCGATACGACTTCTTCACCGACGCGTATCGTCGATCGACGGTTCACTGTTACCTCCAGGACGGTGATCTCGTCGGCTTCGCGGCCGTTCGACGCGACGGCTACATCCTGTTTCTGGCGGTCTCGCCGGAGTGCCGCGGCGAAGGAATCGGGAAGCGACTCGTCGCTCGCGTCGCCGAGGACCACGACACGATCACGTGTCACGCCCGGACGAGCAACGAGAACGCCCTCCAGTTCTACGAACACCTCGGGTTCGAGATCAAACGCCGGATCGACAGCTACTACGAGGACGGCGGCGACGCCTACTACCTGAAACTCGGCTCCGACGTCGGCATCACCGATCGGATTTCGGACCTGATGCGGCGCTGA
- a CDS encoding archease: MGFELRDHTADVGVAATGDTLAAVFAAVADGLAAAMCDDVPAETGDRFSLSVTAESRDALLFDYLDELIYLRDVRAELPVDNRVESIAGSANGTGDDGGQPNSGVDDVPAEAWSLEASARGVPLSAIDAREVKAVTYSEMRLERVDDGWEAYVVFDV, from the coding sequence ATGGGGTTCGAACTGCGCGACCACACGGCCGACGTCGGGGTCGCGGCAACCGGTGACACGCTCGCGGCCGTCTTCGCGGCGGTCGCGGACGGACTCGCCGCCGCGATGTGCGACGACGTGCCAGCCGAGACCGGCGATCGGTTCTCGCTGTCGGTCACCGCCGAGAGCCGCGACGCACTGTTGTTCGACTACCTCGACGAACTGATCTACCTCCGGGACGTCCGGGCAGAACTCCCGGTCGACAACCGCGTCGAATCGATCGCCGGGTCGGCGAACGGGACGGGAGACGACGGCGGCCAACCGAATTCCGGCGTCGACGACGTCCCCGCCGAGGCGTGGTCGCTCGAGGCGAGCGCCCGCGGCGTCCCCCTCTCCGCGATCGACGCACGCGAGGTGAAGGCGGTGACCTACTCCGAGATGCGCCTCGAACGGGTCGACGACGGGTGGGAGGCGTACGTCGTGTTCGACGTCTGA
- a CDS encoding DoxX family protein — translation MAVTLAVDRVRRRLVLGTALLVLGVGTVSAHEEYVVDDERNVGAAEFLADALTDPLVVGPLLVGAVVVLAVVATYLAVRPFGRDVAAFRSAMREYEPYVPWLLRISLGIPLIGAGFGGYFISPEIEVNLRLLQVALGFGLLFGLATRLVALLALAAYLVGVAIRPTLLLQFEFVGGLAAIALIGSGRPSADHVLQRIAGTPGATFARVDPVYDRARAFQEWIGAYTALLPVVVRLGLGVTFVYLGLGQKLMRPGIALSVVDRYDLTAVVPASPELWALGAGLAEVALGLALVVGFFTRASAMVAIGMFSLTLFALPDDPVLAHVGLFGMASVLLITGSGPYAVDGRLGRDHRTPTDAPTDDRASATAVED, via the coding sequence GTGGCAGTGACTCTCGCGGTCGATCGCGTTCGGCGGCGTCTCGTCCTCGGAACGGCCCTGCTCGTTCTCGGCGTCGGGACGGTCAGCGCCCACGAGGAGTACGTCGTCGACGACGAACGGAACGTCGGCGCGGCGGAGTTCCTCGCGGACGCGCTCACCGATCCGCTCGTCGTCGGGCCGCTGCTCGTGGGTGCGGTGGTCGTCCTCGCAGTCGTCGCGACGTATCTCGCCGTTCGTCCGTTCGGGCGGGACGTCGCCGCCTTCCGATCGGCTATGCGCGAGTACGAACCGTACGTGCCCTGGCTCCTGCGAATCTCGCTGGGAATCCCGCTGATCGGGGCCGGCTTCGGCGGTTACTTTATCAGCCCCGAAATCGAGGTGAACCTGCGACTACTGCAGGTCGCGCTCGGCTTCGGCCTGCTGTTCGGCCTCGCGACGCGCCTCGTCGCGCTCCTCGCGCTCGCCGCCTACCTCGTCGGCGTCGCGATTCGACCGACGCTCCTGTTACAGTTCGAGTTCGTCGGCGGACTCGCCGCGATCGCACTGATTGGGAGTGGACGACCGAGTGCCGACCACGTGCTCCAGCGGATCGCCGGCACTCCGGGCGCGACGTTCGCTCGCGTCGATCCGGTCTACGATCGAGCGCGGGCGTTCCAGGAGTGGATCGGGGCCTACACCGCCCTCCTGCCGGTGGTCGTCCGGCTCGGACTCGGGGTGACGTTCGTCTACCTCGGCCTGGGTCAGAAGCTCATGCGGCCCGGGATCGCACTCTCGGTCGTCGATCGGTACGACCTGACCGCGGTCGTGCCGGCGAGTCCGGAGCTGTGGGCGCTCGGCGCGGGACTGGCGGAAGTGGCGCTGGGACTCGCACTCGTCGTCGGGTTCTTCACCCGCGCGAGCGCCATGGTCGCGATCGGGATGTTCTCGTTGACGCTGTTCGCGCTCCCCGACGATCCCGTCCTCGCTCACGTGGGACTCTTCGGGATGGCCTCCGTGTTGCTCATCACCGGGAGCGGCCCGTACGCCGTCGACGGGCGACTGGGACGCGACCACCGGACGCCGACGGACGCGCCGACGGACGATCGAGCCAGCGCCACTGCCGTCGAGGACTAG